DNA sequence from the Halobacterium sp. DL1 genome:
CCCCCCTCGCGCCCTCTGGGCGCGGTGGTCGCCGCTTGGCCCGCTCGCGCACTTCGTTCGCTCGTGGTGAGTGTGCTCGTATCGGGTGTTCCGTCGTCGCACCTCTCAAAATGACAGTTCATCTACTAAAATTGAGTCTCGGGAACGGCTTTTGTCGAGGCGTTCGTAGCCCACTTCGATGCAGAGCAGTCGGCGCACCGTCTGGCGCTACTACGCCTACCTCGCGACGACGGCGTACGGGTTCTACCTCCCGGTCGGCCTGCTCTACCTCCAGTCGGAGTTCGGGTGGGCCGTCGTCGGCCTCACGCAGGGCGTCTTCGCGTTCGCGCTGCTGCTCGCCGAGATTCCGACCGGCTACCTCGGGGACCGCATCGGTCGGCGCGCCAGCCTCGCCGTGGGGAACGCGCTGTCGGCGGGGGCGCTCGGCATCTTCGTCTTCCTCGACTCCCCGCTGGAGTACGTGTTACTGTACGCCGTCTGGGCGGTGGGATGGGCGTTCCGCTCGGGCACCGAGCAGGCGTGGCTGTACGAACTGCTCCAGTCCCGCGGGGACGACGACGAGTACGCGCGAGTCAGCGGCCGCGGAAGCACTGTAGTTCTGCTCGTGTCGGCCGTGACAGCCGCCGCGGCAGGCCTGCTCGTGACCTACGGCTGGGAGGTGCCGCTGCTCGCGAACGCCGCGCTCTCCGCGCTGGGCATTCCGGTCGTGCTGTCGCTGCCCGCCGTCTCCCCCGACGGCGACGCCCCCGCCGACGCGGACGTGTTCCGGGTCCGGGACGCGCTCCACACCCTCCGCCTGCAGGTCGGACGGCCGGAGGTTCGCTGGGTGGTCGCGTACGTCGCGCTGTTCCACGTGCTGTTCGCCGTGACACGACCCTACGAGTCACCAATCGCCGAGCAAGTCGGCGTCCCGGTGGCCGCCCTCGGTCTCCTGTTCGCCGGGTTCAAACTCGTCTCCGCTGGCGCGGCCTCGACCGCGGGCTGGTTCCGGGAGCACCTCGGTACCCGCCGCGTCTTCGTCCTGCTGATTCCCGTGTACGGGCTCGCCTACGCCAGCGTCGCGCTCCTGCCGGTGCTCGTTCTGCCGGTGTTCTTCCTCAACCGGAGCGTCCAGAAGGTCGTGCGACCGCTCCGCGACCAGTACCTCAACGACCGACTGACCGACGTCGGCCGTGCGACGGTGCTGTCGGGCGCGTCGATGGTGCTCTCGCTGGCGTCGGGGACGGCGAACCTGGTTAGCGGCTCGCTGGTCGAACTGCTCGGCCCGTTCCGGTTCCTCGCGGCCGCGGGCGTGCTGCTCGCTGGACTCGGTGGACTGCTGTGGCTCGCCGTCTCGCCGGTCCGGACGAGCGAGGGGACGAGCGCGACTCCCACGGCCACCACGGCTGACGCGGACTGACCGCCAGTTTTCTGTCGGCGTCCCGCGTGGGTCGTCCCGATGGAGACGTACTGGGTCTCGTTCGCGGTGGTCGCTCTCGCGCTGACCGCGGTCATCGTGGTGCTCACGAGACTGTCGGCGTCGCTGTTCGACGAGGACGCGACTGACCTCACGTCGACGGAACTGCTGGTGAACACGACCGCCTCCCAGGTCACGCTGGCGGCCATGCTGCTCGTCGCGGGGTGGCTGGCGGGGATTCCGACAGCGTCGCTCGGAATCGAATGGTCGCCGGAACTGCTGGCCGTCGGCGTCGCAGCGGGCCTCGCGTTCGCCGCCGGAAACGAGGCGCTGATGCGGGCGTTCGACGCCGTCGGACTGGGCTACGACGACTCGCTGCGGGACGCGCTCACGCCGACGACGCTCCCGGGCTGGCTGCTGTTGCTGTTCGTCGCGCTCCCCGTCGTCGCGGGCTTCGAGGAACTGCTGTTCCGCGGCGTGCTCGTTGGGGCGTTCTCCGCGGGATTCGGCCTCTCACCGTGGATTCTCGCGGTCGCCTCAAGCGTCGTATTCGGCGCGGCCCACACCGCACAGGGCTGGGTAGGCGTCTTCGTCACGACCCTCCTGGGGCTGGTGCTCGCCGCCGTCTACGTGAGCACGGGGAGCCTGCTCGTCGTGTTCGTCGCCCACTACGTCGTCAACGCCGTGGAGTTCACGGTCCACGCGCGCTGACTCAGGATTCGAGTTCGCGCAGCCGCCGGGCGACTCGTTCGGGCGCGCCGCTGGGTGCGTTGCTGACGCGGTGGTCGGGGACGAACAGCGGAACCGGGTTCTCCGCGAGCGCTGTGCGCGCGAGTTGACGGTCAGCCTCGTCTTCCGGGTCGCGCTCGGCGACCATCGTCAGGAGCGTGTCGAGGGTGATTCGGTCGCCGTACGGGACGTTCCGCACGGCCTCGAGGACGGCGCGCTGGTCGGTCGGGACGGTGAGTCCGACCGCGACGTCGTCGAAGTCGTCCGCAGCGCCGTCGAGATAGGCGTCGACGCGGTCGAACAGCGGGTGGTCGTCGTTCGCGTCCTCGGGTGCGTCCTCCGGGAAGGAGACGCTGACGACGCGGTCGCCCGCGACGCCGAGCTGGAGGAAGCAGTCGAGGAGCGGCGATTCGTGCGCGTAGATGCCAGCCGCGGTCATGGTGGACATCTCGCCCCTCGCGTCCTTGTACGTTCGCCACGCGACACAAGTCTTATGTACAGACTAGGCCATCAATGAACAACAATGAACGAGACAGCGGAGTTGGCGCCCGCGGTGCGCTCCATCCTCGACGCCGCCCGGGAGCGCGACGCGCCCGACGGCCGTGTGTCCGTCGAGCCACGGTCGCTGCCGGACGCGTTCGCCGCCGCCGAGGCCGACGGCCGGGTCCCCACGATAGCCGAGGTGAAACCGACCAGTCCGACGACCGATGGCGAGCGGAACGGCGACCCGGCCGAACTGGCCAGCGAGATGGTCGACGGCGGTGCGGCCGCCATCTCCGTCCTCACCGAGCCGGAGCACTTCGGCGGGACGACCGAGGACCTGGTGGCCGTCCGCGAGGCCGTCGACGTGCCCGTCCTCCGGAAGGACTTCCTCCTCCACGAATCCCAACTCGACGCCGTCGAGGCGGACGTCGTCCTGCTCATCGCGCGGTTCCTCGGCGACGACCTGTCCGTGATGCTCGATGCGGCTCGCGAGCGCGGCTTCCAGGTGCTCGTGGAGGTACACGACCGGGCGGAGCTCGAACACGCAGTCGACGCGGGCGCGACGCTCGTCGGCGTCAACAACCGCGACCTCGCGGAACTCACCGTCGACCTCGGGACGTTCGAGCGGGTCGCACCGCACGCGCCCGACGACGTCACGGTAATCGCGGAGAGCGGTGTCGGCTCGCCCGCGGACGTCCGCCGGATGCGCGAGGCGGGCGCCGACGGCCTGCTCGTCGGAAGCGCCATCATGGACGGGGCCGAAGCGGGGACCGTGACCGAGCAGACGCGACGCATCGTGAACGCATGAGCCGAGAACAACCACCGGAGGACGGACCCAGCGGGAAGTTCGGCGACTACGGCGGCCAGTACGTCCCCGAGGTGCTGATGCCCGCAGTCGAGGAACTCACGGACGCCTACGAGCGCTACGTGCTCGAAAACGAGGACGGCTTCGTCGACGACTTCCGGAGCCGAATCCACGAGTTCGGCGGCCGACCGACGCCGCTGTCGTACGCGGAGAACCTCACGGAGCGCTACGGGTTCGACGTCTACCTCAAGCGCGAGGACCTCCTCCACGGCGGCGCGCACAAGCTGAACAACGCGCTCGGACAGGTGCTGCTCGCGAAGTACATGGGCAAGGAGCGCATCGTCGCGGAGACGGGCGCCGGCCAGCACGGCACCGCGACCGCGATGGCCTGCGCGTACCTCGACATGCCCTGCGAGATATACATGGGCCGAACCGACGTGAACCGCCAGCGCCCGAACGTCTTCCGGATGCGCATCCACGACGCCGAGGTCAACCCCGTGGACGTCGGGTCGGGCACACTGAAGGAAGCCATCAACGAGACGATGCGGGACTGGGCGACGAACGCCGAGGACACCCACTACGTCATCGGGAGCGTCGTCGGCCCGCACCCGTTCCCCGCGATGGTGCGGGACTTCCAGTCGGTCGTCGGCGAGGAACTGCGCGTCCAGAGCCGCGACCAGCTCGGCGAACTCCCAGAGGCCGTCATCGCGTGCGCGGGCGGCGGGTCGAACACGATGGGCGCGTTCGCGTCGTTCGTCGGGAGCGCCGAACTGGCGGGGGCACCGGAGGGAACCCAGGACCCTGCATCGGAAGTCGACCTGCTCGCCGTTGAAGCAGGCGGCTCCAGCCTCGCCGTGGACGCCGAAGCGGGCTACGCGCCGAACTCCGCGAGCCTCTCGACGGGCACGGAGGGCGTGCTTCACGGCGCGCGCACCAAACTCCTCCAGACCGACGAGGGACAGATCGTCGACTCGCACTCCGTCTCGGCGGGCCTGGACTA
Encoded proteins:
- a CDS encoding indole-3-glycerol phosphate synthase produces the protein MNETAELAPAVRSILDAARERDAPDGRVSVEPRSLPDAFAAAEADGRVPTIAEVKPTSPTTDGERNGDPAELASEMVDGGAAAISVLTEPEHFGGTTEDLVAVREAVDVPVLRKDFLLHESQLDAVEADVVLLIARFLGDDLSVMLDAARERGFQVLVEVHDRAELEHAVDAGATLVGVNNRDLAELTVDLGTFERVAPHAPDDVTVIAESGVGSPADVRRMREAGADGLLVGSAIMDGAEAGTVTEQTRRIVNA
- a CDS encoding abortive phage infection protein, which translates into the protein METYWVSFAVVALALTAVIVVLTRLSASLFDEDATDLTSTELLVNTTASQVTLAAMLLVAGWLAGIPTASLGIEWSPELLAVGVAAGLAFAAGNEALMRAFDAVGLGYDDSLRDALTPTTLPGWLLLLFVALPVVAGFEELLFRGVLVGAFSAGFGLSPWILAVASSVVFGAAHTAQGWVGVFVTTLLGLVLAAVYVSTGSLLVVFVAHYVVNAVEFTVHAR
- a CDS encoding tryptophan synthase subunit beta → MSREQPPEDGPSGKFGDYGGQYVPEVLMPAVEELTDAYERYVLENEDGFVDDFRSRIHEFGGRPTPLSYAENLTERYGFDVYLKREDLLHGGAHKLNNALGQVLLAKYMGKERIVAETGAGQHGTATAMACAYLDMPCEIYMGRTDVNRQRPNVFRMRIHDAEVNPVDVGSGTLKEAINETMRDWATNAEDTHYVIGSVVGPHPFPAMVRDFQSVVGEELRVQSRDQLGELPEAVIACAGGGSNTMGAFASFVGSAELAGAPEGTQDPASEVDLLAVEAGGSSLAVDAEAGYAPNSASLSTGTEGVLHGARTKLLQTDEGQIVDSHSVSAGLDYAGVGPELAHLVDTGRVTPVNVDDDAALAAFHRLSREEGIIPALESSHAVAYLEEYEGDGPVVVNVSGRGDKDLDTVIEESTARDLDAAPTMEVFEE
- a CDS encoding methylated-DNA--protein-cysteine methyltransferase, producing MSTMTAAGIYAHESPLLDCFLQLGVAGDRVVSVSFPEDAPEDANDDHPLFDRVDAYLDGAADDFDDVAVGLTVPTDQRAVLEAVRNVPYGDRITLDTLLTMVAERDPEDEADRQLARTALAENPVPLFVPDHRVSNAPSGAPERVARRLRELES
- a CDS encoding MFS transporter, coding for MQSSRRTVWRYYAYLATTAYGFYLPVGLLYLQSEFGWAVVGLTQGVFAFALLLAEIPTGYLGDRIGRRASLAVGNALSAGALGIFVFLDSPLEYVLLYAVWAVGWAFRSGTEQAWLYELLQSRGDDDEYARVSGRGSTVVLLVSAVTAAAAGLLVTYGWEVPLLANAALSALGIPVVLSLPAVSPDGDAPADADVFRVRDALHTLRLQVGRPEVRWVVAYVALFHVLFAVTRPYESPIAEQVGVPVAALGLLFAGFKLVSAGAASTAGWFREHLGTRRVFVLLIPVYGLAYASVALLPVLVLPVFFLNRSVQKVVRPLRDQYLNDRLTDVGRATVLSGASMVLSLASGTANLVSGSLVELLGPFRFLAAAGVLLAGLGGLLWLAVSPVRTSEGTSATPTATTADAD